A stretch of the Heterodontus francisci isolate sHetFra1 chromosome 10, sHetFra1.hap1, whole genome shotgun sequence genome encodes the following:
- the nhlh2 gene encoding helix-loop-helix protein 2: MLNSDQTDLDLNPSSSESESVLSDARGGCVRDKPDEAEGKRGVQQTLSREEKRRRRRATAKYRTAHATRERIRVEAFNVAFAELRKLLPTLPPDKKLSKIEILRLAICYISYLNHVLDV, from the coding sequence ATGTTGAACTCCGATCAGACTGACCTAGACCTGAACCCCAGCTCTTCGGAAAGCGAGTCGGTGCTGTCCGACGCCCGGGGAGGCTGCGTGCGGGACAAGCCAGATGAGGCCGAAGGCAAGCGGGGAGTTCAGCAGACACTGAGCCGGGAAGAGAAGCGCCGCCGGCGGCGAGCCACTGCCAAGTACCGCACGGCTCACGCAACCCGGGAGCGCATCAGGGTGGAGGCCTTCAACGTGGCGTTCGCAGAACTTCGCAAACTGCTGCCAACTCTGCCTCCCGACAAAAAGCTCTCCAAAATCGAGATCCTCCGCCTGGCCATCTGTTACATTTCCTACCTGAACCATGTCCTGGATGTCtag